In a genomic window of Methanoregula sp. UBA64:
- a CDS encoding Rossmann-like domain-containing protein produces MTNQAPGSILEKAYEKLVSEYRRLDLPDIRVKCFGLNPGWNALIGTGGCCGVAMSFQDNNPHYGTDQTLQDTMYLQSFVGQSLFEVARANMSDPRVSRRSIALTALNALSQPFVTDEMLESKGYKVGIEVKDLVQSDDSMVIVGYGGLVKSYAGRCRELHVTDQRPPDIFKTTIVGTTVSYGPAGITVHSAEENREVLKDADIAIITGSTLVNGTFEEVAGYAKNARIRALYGSSAQLIPDVLFENGINIAMSVAISDPAKFEYDVLNAPDMETALRKHQRKYNAGCI; encoded by the coding sequence ATGACAAATCAGGCCCCGGGCAGTATCCTTGAAAAAGCATATGAAAAACTGGTAAGCGAATACCGGCGGCTGGATCTCCCCGATATCCGGGTAAAATGTTTCGGGCTTAACCCGGGCTGGAATGCACTTATCGGGACCGGTGGATGCTGCGGGGTTGCGATGAGCTTTCAGGACAATAATCCCCATTACGGGACAGACCAGACCCTCCAGGATACCATGTACCTGCAATCCTTTGTGGGGCAGTCCCTCTTTGAGGTTGCACGCGCGAACATGTCCGATCCCCGAGTGAGCCGTCGATCCATAGCGCTTACGGCGCTCAATGCACTCTCCCAGCCCTTTGTCACGGATGAGATGCTGGAGTCGAAGGGGTATAAAGTTGGCATTGAGGTAAAAGATCTTGTCCAAAGCGACGATTCTATGGTGATCGTAGGGTATGGCGGCCTTGTGAAGAGTTACGCCGGGCGGTGCCGTGAGCTGCATGTTACCGATCAGCGGCCGCCGGATATATTTAAAACGACCATCGTGGGAACGACCGTCAGTTACGGACCGGCCGGGATCACGGTGCATTCTGCTGAAGAGAACCGGGAAGTTTTAAAAGACGCCGATATTGCGATCATCACCGGTTCGACGCTCGTGAACGGGACGTTTGAGGAGGTTGCCGGTTATGCAAAGAATGCCCGGATCCGGGCCCTTTACGGGTCGAGCGCGCAGCTGATCCCGGACGTGCTTTTTGAGAACGGGATCAATATTGCAATGTCGGTGGCAATCAGCGATCCGGCCAAATTCGAATACGACGTACTCAATGCTCCCGATATGGAGACGGCCCTCCGAAAGCACCAGCGGAAGTACAATGCAGGGTGTATCTGA
- a CDS encoding radical SAM protein, producing MSLLTYAIPPILQLETTTACNLDCPFCLRKDLCRSDEYLSFDAFCRIIDSTHCRYVTLHGWGEPLMHPDLPDMIRYAAGHKKSVNFTSNATLLDKKADVLLASGLDAIAFSLPDLDRFTPQISENISRFAGQRNGCGQKTPEICINIALMEDTLSQVDAMLETAKNLGADTVVFERSYPWTVAMQKNEGTLFKKIQKSATEHALIIKLPLVHTNPCLLIRYTLFVRWNGDVAPCCYRADVSLGNILSDSMVRILQNRAKFMKSQKSDPICRKCKT from the coding sequence ATGTCCCTCCTTACTTATGCGATTCCTCCGATCCTGCAGCTGGAGACGACAACCGCCTGCAATCTTGATTGCCCGTTCTGTCTCCGGAAGGATCTCTGCAGATCGGATGAATACCTTTCTTTTGATGCGTTTTGCCGGATTATTGACAGTACACATTGTCGGTATGTCACCCTCCACGGGTGGGGCGAACCGCTGATGCACCCGGACCTTCCCGATATGATCCGGTATGCGGCAGGGCACAAAAAATCGGTTAATTTTACTTCGAACGCCACGCTTCTTGACAAAAAAGCGGATGTCCTGCTCGCATCGGGGCTCGATGCCATTGCATTCAGCCTCCCGGATCTCGACCGTTTTACTCCGCAAATTTCCGAAAATATTTCCCGGTTCGCCGGACAGCGGAACGGATGCGGACAGAAAACACCGGAAATTTGTATTAATATCGCCCTGATGGAAGACACTCTCAGTCAGGTGGATGCTATGCTTGAGACGGCCAAGAACCTTGGGGCAGATACCGTTGTATTCGAACGATCGTACCCGTGGACGGTGGCGATGCAGAAAAACGAGGGGACGTTATTTAAAAAGATACAAAAATCTGCTACAGAGCATGCACTGATAATCAAACTCCCCCTGGTTCATACGAATCCCTGTCTGCTGATCCGGTATACCCTCTTTGTCCGCTGGAACGGAGATGTTGCTCCCTGCTGTTACCGGGCAGATGTATCTCTTGGAAATATCCTCTCGGACTCCATGGTCAGGATCCTGCAGAACCGGGCGAAATTTATGAAATCCCAGAAATCGGATCCGATATGCAGGAAATGTAAGACATAA
- a CDS encoding class I SAM-dependent methyltransferase has protein sequence MTLSPGFESPHTAALPQRSPADPFFWREQWRQLKLAHCAVPGYGNAKEFWADKKRIQSVYIKDHAKRKKSDTAHLDAMRIPDGSRVLDIGAGPGIYAVPLAARGCRVTAVEPSPVMREVLEENMRERGMCGITIIPKRWEDVTQKELDGPFDVVIASYSLTMMDMGEALLKMQACCTGTVHLFWFMTSPAWVQVNRDLWPLLHGGDFPGEPTADWLWQILCETGIYANVEIETKFAAPVYATVDDAVREFSQRLNCTTDAQKEIVRNYFQSVLRQEERGLVLGSKTLGAHIWWNTCPGNEEPGDTVSLKKE, from the coding sequence ATGACATTGTCCCCGGGTTTCGAGAGCCCGCACACGGCAGCACTACCCCAGAGATCCCCTGCCGATCCCTTTTTCTGGCGCGAACAGTGGCGGCAGCTGAAACTGGCCCACTGCGCTGTGCCCGGTTACGGGAATGCAAAGGAGTTCTGGGCTGACAAAAAAAGGATCCAGTCGGTTTACATAAAGGATCATGCAAAGCGCAAAAAAAGCGACACCGCACACCTGGATGCGATGAGGATACCCGATGGGTCGCGTGTCCTCGATATCGGTGCCGGCCCGGGGATCTATGCGGTACCGCTGGCTGCCCGGGGCTGCCGGGTTACCGCGGTCGAACCCTCACCGGTAATGCGGGAAGTTCTTGAAGAGAACATGCGGGAACGCGGGATGTGCGGTATCACCATCATCCCCAAACGATGGGAGGATGTAACCCAAAAGGAGCTTGACGGGCCGTTTGACGTGGTCATCGCATCGTACTCGCTCACGATGATGGACATGGGAGAGGCACTTCTCAAAATGCAGGCCTGCTGTACCGGGACCGTTCATCTCTTCTGGTTCATGACCTCCCCAGCATGGGTGCAGGTGAACCGGGATCTCTGGCCGCTGCTCCACGGGGGAGATTTCCCGGGAGAACCAACCGCAGACTGGCTCTGGCAGATCCTCTGCGAGACGGGCATCTATGCAAATGTCGAGATAGAGACAAAATTTGCCGCACCGGTGTATGCAACCGTGGACGATGCTGTACGGGAATTTTCCCAACGGCTGAACTGCACGACTGATGCGCAAAAAGAGATCGTCAGGAACTATTTCCAGTCGGTCCTGCGCCAGGAGGAGCGCGGTCTGGTTCTGGGCAGCAAAACGCTCGGTGCGCATATCTGGTGGAACACGTGTCCCGGCAACGAAGAGCCGGGTGATACCGTATCTTTAAAAAAAGAGTGA
- a CDS encoding P-loop NTPase: MKLMISGKGGSGKSTVAALLAKNYAKDKKRVVVVDADVSTVLGPHRLLGTDIPDDLIGYFNGENVVREKLKALRHAGRPENVPNLGTWTYDTIPAGYGSVKNGIQLVTIGKLRDTTVSCKSPWMGLARQFILGMQLTENERLIVDTEAGIEHFGRGIDSVCDANLMVVDPTYESSQLAERAAEMAGNVKIPLYFVLNKTNENTSRTIRHVITDKSRIIGEIPQDPVLLGAGLGGRALPENYPLTGAVIKTLEEKVRGPT; the protein is encoded by the coding sequence ATGAAACTGATGATCAGCGGCAAAGGCGGATCAGGAAAGAGCACCGTTGCTGCGCTCCTTGCAAAAAACTATGCAAAAGACAAAAAACGGGTTGTTGTTGTGGATGCGGACGTGTCCACGGTGCTTGGACCCCACCGCCTTCTGGGCACGGACATCCCTGATGACCTGATAGGCTATTTCAATGGGGAAAACGTGGTCCGGGAAAAATTAAAGGCCTTGCGCCACGCTGGTAGACCGGAAAACGTTCCGAATCTTGGTACGTGGACATACGACACCATCCCTGCGGGGTATGGTTCGGTAAAAAATGGTATCCAGCTGGTCACCATCGGCAAACTCCGGGACACTACGGTGTCCTGCAAATCACCGTGGATGGGGCTTGCCCGGCAGTTCATTCTTGGTATGCAGCTGACAGAAAACGAGCGGCTCATTGTCGATACAGAAGCGGGAATCGAACATTTCGGCCGGGGGATTGACTCGGTCTGTGATGCGAACCTCATGGTCGTCGACCCGACCTATGAGTCCAGCCAACTTGCAGAACGGGCAGCCGAAATGGCGGGAAACGTAAAAATTCCCCTGTATTTTGTCTTAAATAAAACCAATGAAAACACCTCGCGGACAATCCGGCATGTCATCACAGACAAGAGCCGTATAATCGGAGAGATCCCGCAGGATCCGGTCCTTCTCGGGGCAGGTCTTGGGGGCAGGGCACTTCCTGAGAACTATCCCTTAACAGGTGCGGTTATAAAAACACTTGAGGAAAAGGTGAGAGGCCCGACCTGA
- a CDS encoding PEGA domain-containing protein, with amino-acid sequence MRKNTIFIFLCLLCTIIFSGVPAAGAETSCALTVQSIPDKVAVSIDGTLIGLTPLSGYQLSCGNHTVLVSANGYADFVAERSLERGNPDVVIANLQRLDDRGTVYITTEPPGGDLYVDGSLKGKTPLLVDALTPGPHAVLIKKTNYVDYTDTVTADPGRIPEYHESLIPLPQTGFLGIVSVPDNATAYIDGTVFGTTPTLLMRVSAGTHRLLVQKPGYRNYTQTLEIAGGSSRLVQTDLEKIPDDGTLIVDSAPSGAAVYLNGTYKTVTPVTFEQVPAGNYTLEFRKINATSQNITFTLNGGETREVYAWLTSDPAGTNQPFMQVYNEGKNTDSPLTAGDQTGPVITRSYQWYTLGHAQSITLHIPESLYTYYKNQPHPTMVTSLKGYALSEEDRIYLHDLVGQLKDTSGNKNLAARNDYHNVIAFVQSIAYADDVDPGTGQKTDYWKYPVETLADGNGDCEDTAILTAALLKEMDYDVAVVMFPDHAAVAVACENCNGYYYPLDGRKYYYLETTGAGFSLGTMPGQYASAAAQVYVI; translated from the coding sequence ATGAGAAAAAATACAATATTTATCTTCCTCTGCCTGCTCTGCACGATTATTTTCAGCGGGGTTCCGGCTGCAGGAGCGGAGACCTCATGCGCCCTGACCGTGCAGTCCATCCCGGACAAGGTCGCGGTCAGCATTGACGGGACACTGATCGGCCTGACGCCGCTCTCCGGTTACCAGCTGTCATGCGGCAACCATACGGTCCTTGTCAGCGCAAACGGCTATGCAGATTTTGTTGCGGAACGATCCCTCGAACGCGGCAATCCCGATGTGGTCATCGCAAATCTCCAGCGACTTGACGACCGGGGCACGGTCTACATCACCACCGAGCCACCCGGGGGCGACCTGTACGTTGACGGCAGCCTGAAAGGAAAGACGCCGCTTCTTGTCGATGCTCTCACTCCCGGCCCCCATGCGGTCCTCATAAAGAAGACCAACTATGTGGATTACACGGACACGGTCACTGCGGATCCCGGCCGGATCCCGGAATACCATGAATCCCTCATCCCCCTCCCGCAGACGGGATTTCTCGGGATCGTTTCGGTCCCGGATAACGCAACCGCATATATCGACGGTACAGTATTCGGGACAACGCCGACGCTGCTCATGAGGGTATCGGCAGGAACACACCGGCTCCTCGTCCAGAAACCCGGATACCGAAATTATACGCAGACCCTTGAGATAGCCGGTGGAAGCTCGCGACTTGTCCAGACGGATCTTGAGAAAATTCCCGATGACGGGACGCTGATTGTGGATTCTGCCCCGTCAGGGGCCGCGGTATACCTAAACGGCACATACAAGACGGTAACACCGGTTACGTTCGAGCAGGTCCCGGCAGGAAATTATACCCTGGAGTTCCGGAAGATCAACGCCACCTCACAGAATATCACGTTCACCCTGAACGGCGGGGAGACCCGGGAGGTGTATGCATGGCTCACCAGTGACCCTGCGGGAACAAACCAGCCGTTCATGCAGGTCTACAATGAGGGGAAAAATACCGACAGTCCCCTTACAGCAGGCGATCAGACCGGTCCTGTCATCACCAGATCTTATCAGTGGTATACGCTGGGTCACGCCCAGTCGATCACCCTGCACATTCCGGAAAGCCTGTATACGTATTACAAGAACCAGCCCCACCCAACTATGGTTACCTCCCTTAAGGGTTACGCACTCAGCGAGGAGGACAGGATCTATCTCCACGACCTGGTAGGACAACTCAAGGATACGAGCGGGAATAAAAACCTTGCAGCGCGCAATGACTACCATAATGTGATAGCTTTCGTCCAGTCGATTGCATATGCAGACGATGTCGATCCCGGGACCGGACAGAAAACAGATTACTGGAAATATCCGGTCGAGACACTTGCTGACGGAAACGGCGACTGCGAAGATACCGCAATCCTTACCGCCGCGCTCCTCAAGGAGATGGATTACGATGTTGCGGTAGTGATGTTCCCGGATCATGCCGCAGTTGCAGTGGCCTGTGAAAACTGCAACGGGTACTATTACCCGCTCGATGGCAGGAAATACTATTATCTTGAAACCACAGGAGCAGGCTTCTCTCTGGGCACGATGCCAGGTCAGTATGCAAGTGCGGCTGCGCAGGTGTATGTTATATGA
- a CDS encoding FmdE family protein — protein sequence MTDLDLLLAKAKAFHGDLCAGIVLGTRMTMIGMRELGMNPLERNKNLIVYVEIDRCIADAIQAITGCSLGHRTLKYRPYGKFAATYINLKNGEAVRVAVVEKKRTEKTGQEAMKDASRILLEAPEADLFRLKKVRVAIPEGDMPGMPKYHARCSRCNDMIVDNKEVVVDGAVLCGNCAHGSYYTETE from the coding sequence ATGACGGATCTCGATCTCCTGCTTGCAAAGGCAAAGGCGTTCCATGGCGACCTCTGCGCCGGTATCGTGCTTGGCACCCGCATGACCATGATCGGGATGCGCGAGCTGGGTATGAACCCGCTGGAACGGAACAAGAACCTGATAGTCTACGTGGAAATTGATCGCTGTATTGCCGATGCGATCCAGGCAATCACGGGTTGTTCTCTGGGGCATCGTACCCTGAAATACCGGCCGTACGGCAAGTTCGCCGCCACGTATATCAATCTTAAAAACGGCGAAGCGGTGCGGGTTGCGGTCGTTGAGAAGAAACGCACGGAAAAGACCGGGCAGGAAGCAATGAAAGATGCATCACGGATCCTTCTTGAGGCCCCCGAGGCAGACCTTTTCCGGTTAAAGAAGGTCCGTGTTGCAATCCCCGAAGGGGATATGCCGGGTATGCCTAAATACCATGCACGGTGCAGCCGGTGCAACGATATGATCGTCGATAATAAAGAAGTAGTGGTGGACGGTGCAGTACTTTGCGGTAACTGCGCTCACGGATCCTATTATACCGAGACGGAATAG
- a CDS encoding class I SAM-dependent methyltransferase, which translates to MVPDHNWCRAIIEQRTHMQQDINVKNWIQCGRSSKKSPDPMSHLGSVELWNERADGFAKILDPRKKQKRMDEIFAMLDEAGFHAKGSRVLDIGCGPGAISIPLARAGAKVTSLDISYKALGYLKENADREGLSIEPVECHWWTADIDELGLRNKFDLVVVSATPAVRDLATFEQMMGCSRKFCYYSHFLPGGRNQSHDELMREVLKKETFHPSRGSMSGFIYYFVYLYLNGYRPTVRINHSKKKNNVEWENAADRAIKSLERTGECTAAAKKKIRTYYKNSAVDGKYTSVSEAFSGMMVWDVTQK; encoded by the coding sequence ATGGTGCCCGACCATAACTGGTGCAGGGCGATAATAGAACAACGGACACACATGCAGCAGGATATCAATGTAAAAAACTGGATCCAGTGCGGAAGATCGTCAAAGAAGTCACCGGATCCCATGAGCCATCTTGGCTCGGTTGAATTGTGGAATGAGCGGGCCGACGGTTTTGCAAAGATACTGGATCCCCGGAAAAAACAGAAGCGGATGGATGAGATCTTCGCGATGCTTGACGAAGCGGGATTCCATGCAAAAGGATCCCGTGTCCTTGATATCGGGTGCGGGCCGGGAGCTATCTCCATCCCCCTGGCCCGGGCCGGTGCGAAGGTGACTTCCCTTGATATCTCGTATAAAGCGCTGGGCTATCTCAAGGAGAACGCGGATCGCGAGGGGCTTTCGATAGAACCGGTTGAATGCCACTGGTGGACTGCGGATATCGATGAACTGGGTCTGCGGAACAAGTTCGATCTCGTTGTGGTCTCCGCCACACCAGCGGTTCGGGATCTTGCGACATTCGAACAGATGATGGGATGCTCCCGGAAATTCTGTTACTACAGCCACTTCCTGCCCGGGGGGAGGAACCAGTCTCACGACGAACTTATGCGTGAAGTCTTAAAAAAGGAGACATTTCACCCATCGCGGGGTTCGATGTCGGGTTTCATCTACTATTTTGTGTACCTCTACCTGAACGGGTATCGTCCCACCGTTCGGATCAACCATTCCAAAAAGAAAAACAATGTCGAGTGGGAAAATGCAGCGGACCGGGCCATCAAGAGCCTTGAACGGACCGGGGAGTGCACGGCAGCGGCCAAAAAGAAGATCCGGACATATTACAAAAATTCTGCGGTTGACGGAAAGTATACCTCAGTTTCGGAAGCATTCTCCGGTATGATGGTCTGGGATGTGACCCAAAAATAA
- a CDS encoding class I SAM-dependent methyltransferase, with translation MMLDVSDIDWNEAWKHEASAPGKTGSFVSCIDRWSDPARCRKFSCTAKEGNWKGSRARIGAMNLTPDSRVLDIGAGPGTLAVPLAKIVRHVTAVEPAPGMVACLEENCREESIENIRIVPKKWEDMDISADPDAPYDVVVASYSLGVPDLREALRKMNTASSKYVYIFWFADMQSPWRRNYHEIWEPLFGECARKKGRPNIIVNLLNQMGIYASVEVTKEEQMTGFASLDEAVADQAGGLKLKSEEQVAVLRTYLEKKLLYENGRYVLKGPSYQAKIWWEKED, from the coding sequence ATGATGCTGGACGTCAGCGATATTGACTGGAACGAAGCCTGGAAACACGAGGCATCGGCACCCGGGAAAACGGGGAGTTTTGTCTCCTGTATTGACCGCTGGTCCGATCCTGCCCGGTGCAGGAAGTTCAGCTGCACCGCAAAGGAAGGTAACTGGAAAGGATCCCGGGCGCGGATCGGGGCAATGAACCTCACGCCCGATTCCCGGGTGCTCGATATCGGTGCGGGCCCGGGGACACTTGCTGTACCTCTCGCAAAGATAGTCCGGCACGTCACCGCTGTCGAACCAGCCCCGGGCATGGTCGCGTGCCTGGAGGAGAACTGTCGGGAAGAATCCATTGAAAATATCCGCATTGTTCCAAAAAAATGGGAGGATATGGATATTTCGGCGGATCCTGATGCGCCATACGATGTGGTAGTCGCTTCCTATTCCCTGGGCGTGCCGGACCTCCGTGAAGCGCTCCGTAAGATGAATACGGCCTCATCGAAATATGTGTATATCTTCTGGTTTGCCGACATGCAGTCTCCCTGGCGCCGGAACTATCACGAGATCTGGGAACCGCTCTTTGGGGAGTGTGCCCGAAAGAAAGGTCGCCCGAACATCATCGTTAACCTGCTCAACCAGATGGGGATCTATGCCAGTGTCGAGGTCACAAAAGAAGAACAGATGACCGGTTTTGCAAGCCTTGACGAGGCGGTGGCCGATCAGGCCGGCGGCCTGAAACTCAAAAGCGAAGAACAGGTTGCTGTACTCCGCACGTACCTTGAAAAAAAACTCTTGTACGAGAACGGAAGATATGTCCTGAAAGGGCCATCCTATCAGGCAAAGATCTGGTGGGAAAAAGAGGACTAG
- a CDS encoding P-loop NTPase — translation MKLMICGKGGSGKSTITALLARQYVLEGKRVVVVDTDVSNTGLHHILGTNAPPDLTGYFVGQRSMRDAMREARQKGIPRGTPLLGTWTYDTIPEGFCESSGGIKLVRVGKIQNANQHGKGRWVGLARQFLGGLTLADNERVIIDSDAGVEHLARKLGEACDVLIMVIDPTFESIGLVPTVSLMADELHVPLYFVLNKTTAETLPILTKAVPDPSRILAVFPADLTIREAGFKGEALPGGNPAATAVIQRVEGKEWKG, via the coding sequence ATGAAACTGATGATTTGCGGAAAAGGCGGATCCGGAAAGAGTACAATCACCGCACTCCTTGCCCGGCAGTACGTGCTGGAGGGAAAGCGGGTCGTTGTTGTGGATACCGATGTATCGAATACCGGGCTTCATCATATCCTTGGCACCAATGCTCCCCCGGATCTCACCGGGTACTTTGTCGGGCAGCGATCCATGAGGGATGCTATGAGAGAGGCACGCCAGAAAGGGATTCCCCGGGGCACCCCGCTCCTCGGCACATGGACGTACGACACGATCCCGGAAGGCTTCTGTGAGAGCAGCGGCGGGATAAAACTGGTCAGGGTCGGCAAGATCCAGAATGCCAACCAGCATGGGAAAGGCCGCTGGGTGGGTCTTGCGCGGCAGTTCCTCGGGGGGCTTACTCTCGCCGATAATGAACGGGTGATCATTGATTCCGATGCGGGTGTCGAACATCTGGCCCGCAAACTGGGCGAAGCCTGCGACGTCCTCATTATGGTGATCGATCCAACGTTTGAATCCATAGGGCTGGTACCCACGGTTTCCCTCATGGCAGACGAACTGCATGTGCCCCTGTATTTTGTCTTAAATAAGACAACTGCAGAAACCCTCCCGATCCTGACAAAGGCCGTCCCGGATCCTTCCCGGATCCTTGCAGTGTTTCCCGCAGACCTAACCATCCGCGAGGCCGGGTTTAAGGGCGAGGCACTGCCCGGGGGAAATCCTGCCGCAACGGCAGTCATACAAAGAGTGGAAGGCAAAGAGTGGAAGGGATGA
- a CDS encoding P-loop NTPase, translated as MKLLICGKGGSGKSTVTALLARQYAAAGKRVIVVDTDVSNTGLHRILGTGIPPDLSGYFGGKKCMMDAMKTARDENLPQEKPILGTWTYDTLPKDYSSIKDSIQLVTIGKLRDTSEGCTCPISALARQFILGLTLAENDQVIVDTEAGIEHFGRGIDTLCDASLMVVDPSYESMCMVGKISGMAASVEVPLFFILNKTDAETSTALRDTIPDKSRIIGEFPLDPTLTEAGLEGRTFPSGYPAAAAVIGNVTARLAARPTGE; from the coding sequence ATGAAACTGCTCATCTGCGGGAAAGGCGGATCCGGAAAGAGTACGGTCACCGCACTCCTCGCCCGGCAGTATGCTGCGGCAGGAAAACGTGTTATCGTCGTGGATACCGACGTATCGAATACCGGGCTTCACCGGATCCTGGGAACTGGAATTCCCCCGGACCTCTCCGGGTATTTCGGGGGGAAGAAATGCATGATGGATGCCATGAAGACCGCCCGTGATGAAAATCTCCCACAGGAAAAACCAATCCTTGGCACATGGACATACGATACCCTCCCAAAAGACTACAGTTCGATAAAGGATAGTATCCAGCTGGTCACCATAGGTAAACTCCGGGACACATCCGAGGGCTGCACCTGTCCCATAAGCGCACTCGCACGGCAGTTCATTCTCGGACTGACGCTTGCAGAGAACGATCAGGTCATCGTGGATACCGAGGCCGGGATCGAACATTTCGGCAGGGGAATCGACACGCTGTGTGATGCCAGCCTCATGGTCGTCGACCCGTCATATGAATCGATGTGCATGGTCGGAAAAATCTCAGGGATGGCAGCATCGGTCGAGGTTCCCTTGTTTTTTATCCTGAACAAGACTGACGCAGAAACCTCCACGGCCCTCCGCGATACCATCCCCGACAAGAGCCGGATTATCGGGGAATTTCCTCTGGATCCCACCCTTACCGAGGCAGGACTTGAAGGCAGGACATTCCCGTCCGGCTACCCGGCAGCAGCAGCAGTGATTGGAAACGTAACTGCCCGGCTTGCAGCCCGACCAACAGGGGAATAA
- a CDS encoding ABC transporter substrate-binding protein — translation MNGKNYGIIILAVLVIAVAGFAIIEIADMTRGEGSFSQNSPNVTVPTSTGTVSKECSSVSLEYGDLNASYRTITDMAGRNVTIPANVKRVLGSFIIYYVASDKIVSWDSNLTSDTRKFYPALPENIPVISSASKNYEAQIAMHPDLVFISCGDGNAIRYDSVNLTQEKYGTLPAVCLNNTQNVTNAEAVFRFLGDVLDRPERADELIRYYRGTLDEIQNKTSGIPKEKRTRVYYAEGANGLATDASGSIHSQLIDLCGGNNVATCEGLQSGSGMTAVTMESVLIWKPDVIITTSRDFTTMAYNDSNWQSIPAVQNHRIYVTPSKPGNWFDRSPSFYRIVGMSWTAHVLYPDLFPEDWLKQKVKEYFSVYHHYNLSDEELTDLLSPSSGSNI, via the coding sequence ATGAATGGTAAAAATTACGGTATCATCATACTTGCAGTTCTTGTCATTGCCGTAGCAGGCTTTGCGATCATTGAAATAGCGGATATGACCCGAGGAGAAGGATCATTCAGTCAGAACTCCCCCAATGTAACGGTCCCGACATCTACAGGTACTGTGTCCAAAGAATGTTCATCTGTCTCTTTGGAATACGGAGATCTGAATGCATCCTATCGTACGATTACGGATATGGCCGGCCGTAACGTCACGATCCCTGCTAACGTAAAAAGGGTTCTCGGGTCTTTTATCATCTATTACGTTGCGTCGGATAAAATCGTGAGCTGGGACTCCAACCTGACAAGCGACACCAGGAAATTCTATCCTGCGCTCCCGGAAAATATCCCTGTTATCAGCAGTGCCTCAAAGAATTATGAGGCACAGATCGCCATGCACCCCGACCTGGTTTTTATCTCCTGCGGGGACGGGAATGCCATCCGCTACGATTCGGTGAACCTGACGCAGGAGAAATACGGGACGCTCCCGGCGGTCTGCCTGAACAATACCCAGAATGTTACCAATGCAGAAGCGGTATTCCGGTTCCTGGGAGATGTACTTGACAGACCGGAGCGGGCAGATGAACTCATTCGATATTACCGTGGAACCCTTGATGAGATCCAGAACAAGACCTCCGGTATCCCAAAAGAGAAACGGACACGGGTGTATTATGCGGAGGGTGCAAACGGTCTTGCGACCGATGCCAGCGGATCCATCCATTCACAACTGATCGATCTCTGCGGGGGCAATAACGTTGCAACCTGCGAGGGACTCCAGTCAGGCTCCGGTATGACGGCTGTGACCATGGAATCCGTGTTGATATGGAAACCCGATGTAATCATTACAACCAGCAGGGATTTTACCACAATGGCCTATAACGATTCGAACTGGCAGAGTATCCCGGCAGTGCAGAACCACCGAATCTATGTAACCCCAAGCAAGCCGGGCAACTGGTTCGACCGTTCACCAAGTTTCTACCGGATTGTCGGCATGTCGTGGACGGCCCATGTCCTGTATCCGGACCTTTTCCCGGAGGACTGGTTAAAGCAGAAGGTTAAGGAGTACTTCTCCGTGTATCATCATTATAATTTGAGCGATGAAGAACTTACAGACCTCCTCTCACCTTCCTCCGGGAGTAATATATGA